A region of the Brachybacterium sacelli genome:
GTCCACGCTTCCGAGGTGGGCCATCGCCGAGAGAACCTCCCGCTCACGGGGTGACGCCTTCGACCATCGGGCGCGGTGCAGCGCTGACATGTCCTGGTTCACCGAGTTCTGGGCTTCATCGAGGGACTCGGCACCGATGACGCCTCCTCGGTCAGGGGAGCCCGCTGCCTGCCACATGGCATCGCCCCACAGCTGGACTGCGTACGGGTAGCCCTGGGAGCGCTGGACGACTTCCTGAAGAGCGGGTGTCTCCCAGCGGACGCCGAGGTCTGTCGCGGGCTGGGTGAGCGCCTCACGCACTTCGTGATCCTCCAGGTCTCGCATCGTGCGGAACTGGAAGCGTTCGGCGCTGGTGACTGCTGCCGTGACGACGTCGGCAGTGTGGCTGAGGCCCGCGGCGACGAACACTGCTGGCGTTTTGCTGCCCTGGAGTTCCTGCCACGCATAGGCGATCGTGCGCAGGCTCTCTTCATCGGCGTCCTGGAGCTCGTCGACGAGGACTGCGATGCCCTTCAAGCCCTGGTTCAGGGCTTCCTTCGACATCTTCTCGAGGAGCTTGCGGAATGCTCTCGTCGCCTGGGGAGAGGACACGCCCGGGCTGGTCTCCGCGGTGACTTGTGCGATCCCGGGGACGCCGAGGGTGACCGAGAGCCGGTCCAGCCAGTCGCTCGTGGCGCTCGGTGCTCCCCACTCGCCCACGAGCGTGCGGGCTTCATCGGCGATCACTGCGGCCAGTGGGCCGTTTCCGGCGGTGACGTAGAGCGGTGCGAGGCCGAGCAGGATGGCGTCTTCTTGGACGCGTCGCAGGAGGCTGGTCTTTCCGACGCCACGTGGGCCGACGTCGACCCTGATGCGGCCGGAAAACCTGCCGTGCAGTGCGGGAAGGGTCAGCATGCCGCCGATTTGCTGCAGCTGTGCCTCACGGCCGGGGACCTCTCGGGCGACTTCGCCGGGGGTGTACGGACTCAGCTGCATCTCGACTCCTACATATGCCTACAGATAGCTTCAAGTGTAGGGAAGTGTCTGACGAACGAAGGGCTCCCTTGGGCTCTGTGGATACCCGGCAGTTGCAGGGCCCCTGTACAGCCTTCGCGGATGTCCTGCGGGCGCGGCGCCTCGCCCACTGGCTAGTCATGAGGACGAAAGCCGAGAAGGGCAGGGCCCGCCACCGCGACATCATCACGCGTTACAAGCGCAACGAGCCCGCTTGCCCGAGCGCCCACCGCGCACCGAACGCCGTAGTGGTCCTGGTGCATCCCGAGCCGGAGGCGATCCGGTTTCGGGAGGTGGAGCAGGAGCGGGTTCATGATCGCGAGACGCTGCTGGGGGCGTGCCGGCGCGTGTTCGATCTGCAGGCCCGGGCGTGGGCGTACTCGAGCCGCCACCGCGAGGACCTCGTCCAGGACTCGTGCGTGATCGCGATGTCGAAGATCGTGCGCGCCGAAGCCGAATGCCCCGGGGCGGAGGCTCTGGTGCCGGAGGGGCTGGTGTACAACATCGTGCGTGGCGCGATGAGGCACCGTTCCGAGGGTGATGGCCGGTACATGGCTACCGAGTCCGGGCAGGGACGCGAGATCCTGATGGGCCGGTGGGAGGAGCACGTGAAGGCCGGTGGGATCGAGTCGATGAAGCGGTTCGAGGAGATGGCCGACCAGGTCCGGTCCGCCTTCCCGATCGGGCGCCGCCCGACCCGCGGCTACCACCTGGGTCGACTCGAGCAAGCCCACGTGTACGCACGGGAGCTGGCCGAACTCCAGGCCCGCCGCGACCAGGATCCCGACCCCACCGCCACGGCGGCGTTCGCCCGCGACCCGGAGACGTGCCCGATCGACCTCACCGAGTCGATCGCACGGCTCGTTGAGAAGCGCGCCGCACGAGGACAGTCCATCGGGCAGCTGGTGACGTTCGCGTACCGGCTGCCGACACCGCGCGGCAGTGCTGCGGTCCGGCGTGGCCGCGAGGTCGCGGAATACGTCCTCGAGCAGTACGGCGACCACGTGGACGCCCACGCAGCGGCCGCGCTGTGGCGGCACCGAGGCTGGTCACCGCTGGAGACCGTGTTCGCCATTCGCACCATCGAGGATCGAGACGTCGTGCTCACCGTGCTCGAGCGGCTCGATGGCGACCAGGCCGATGCCTTCCTCCACTCTGTGCTCGAGGACTTGGCTACTGGGGTCACGTACCTGCGCCGACCCTCTGCCGCGTGAGGAGTGGGGCCCCGCCCACTTGACGGGGACAGACCAGTGCGGCGACAGCAGATGGAGGCAGGATCATGACGATCGCCAAGAAGGACACCGAGACGGCCGGGGCTGTACGGAAGGCCTCGGGTTCCGCAGGGCACCGACCGGAGGGAGGAGCTCTCCGGAAGGATTCGAGTTTCGGGGGGAGCCGACCGAAGGGAGGTGCCCCCCGGAAGAAGGACACGGGGGAGCGGGGCAACGGCGGTCAGTTCGGTTCGCTGGCGCGGACGGACGCCGACATCGCAGTGCTGACGCCCGATCCCGTCGAGGGGATGCGGGCGCAGGGACGGTCTGGGAAGCTCATCGCCAACCTGTGCGACGAGATCGACACGGAACGGGACGGGTACGCAGGCGCGCTCGAGGTCGCGGCCGCGGACGGGCCCCGCGAGTACTACCTGCGCCCGGACGGGCCCGACAAGATCCACGTCGAATACCTCCACAACCAGGACAGCAACGACGGCACTCTGTCCCAGGCCTCGTTCGATCTGAGCACCGGGAAGGCCAACTTCATCTACGACTTCGAGGAGACCTACCCGGGCATCGGGAACGACGCCAGCACCGAGGCACGATTCGATCCCGACGGGGATCCGAAGCAGATCTCGCAGCTCATCCAGGAGTTCTCCTTCGATGATGGGGGAGCCGAGGACCAGATCAAGGAGTCGTTCGAGGACCCCGATGAAGCGGCTCGCGACGCCTACCTCCGCGGCATCGGCGTGCGCCGGCACAGCTACGTGACCGCGCCTCGTCCGCTGCACTGGTGACCGGCCGGAGCACCGGCACATCGCAGATCGGGTCTGCCCCCGCGCACTGGGAAGGGGTATGACCACCACAGCGCCCCATCCCGTCCACATCGGCGACAACCTCGACGTCCTGCCACACCTGGAGGGCCCCTTCGACCTGATCTACCTCGACCCGCCCTACAACACCGGCGGCCGGGTCGTCACCGGCTACACCGACAGGTTCGAGGACTGGACCGGCTTCATGGCACCCCGCCTGGCCCACCTCCCGCGCCTCCTCGCCGAGCACGGCATCGTGATCGCGTCCATCGATGACCGGGAGATCCACCACCTCCGCGTCCTCCTCGACGACGTTCTCGGCGCCGGCAACCATGTCGGGACCGTCGTGTGGGACGGGTCGACCATCAACTCCTCCCACCTCCTCAGCGTCTCCCACGACTACCTCGTCATCTACGCGAAGAACCACGCCGCGCTCAAAGCCTCCGGGACAATGTGGCGCCAGCCGCGGGATGACGCCCAGGCCATGCTCGATGCCGCCGCGACAGCCTGGCGAACGGCAGCCGGCGACCGGGCCGTCGCGCAACAGCGCTTCCGGGCCTGGCTGACACCACGGCGCTCCAGCTTGCCCCGGGGCCTGACCGAGTACGACCGCATCGACGAGACCGGAGCGCTGTACCGGGTCGGCGACCCCGGCGCCCCCTCCGTACAGGCCAGCAGGTCCTTCCGCGAGCTCACCCACCCGAGAACGGAACTCCCCTGTCCGGTGCCGAAGCGGGGGTGGCGGATGAACGACGCGTCGATGGACCGCATGCTCGAGACCGGACTGATCGAGTTCGGCCCCGACCACACCACCCAGCCAAAGCTCAAGCGGATGCTGGCCGACAACGCTACCGCCGTACCCCGCTCCGTGTTCCGCCAAGAACGTGAAGGAGCCCGGCACCTCGCCGGCATCGACGGGGTCGGCGAGTTCCCGTTCCCGAAGGACCTCGCCGTGCTCGCCCGCTGGTTCGACACCGTCACCGGGCCGGACGCACGAATACTGGATCCGTTCCTCGGCTCTGGCACCAGCATCGAGGTGGCGATGGCGCTGAACCTCGCAGACGGCGGCACCCGGCAGGTCACCGGGATCGCGCTCGATGAGGGTGGGATCGTGCAGGATGTGCTGGTCCCGCGCCTGCGCCACTGCGAAAGAACCTACGGACAGACGGTGTCATGGAGTGGGACCAGTTCGTCGTCGCTTGCCGGCAAGCGTCCGAAGAGGGGTAGCGAATCGGCGGCATGACGGCCGGGACAGTCTCCGAGCGTCGGAAGTACGGCATACCTCCTCAGCTCCGACCCCAGGCTGTGCTGGTCGTCGTCGGCCGTCAAGGAAGTCAATCTCTCCGTCAACACGCTGAAGTTGACGGCTAGCGAAGAAGGGAAATGTCTGCCCCAGGGCCTACGGTGAGGGAACATCAACGGCATTGCGCGACGGCCATGACAACTCACAGAGAGCAGGACCATGACGAGTCCGGACCGCACGTTCCCCTACGACGCGTTCTACGATCATTTCGACCGCTCTGCACTGCTGGCGATGCTCAAGAGCGCAGGACTCTACCTAGACGACATAGACGATCTGACTCGCGCAGAACTGATAGACACCATCATCGACAGCAACATCGAGGCCGAGTACGACGCGGAAGAGATGGGTGACGACTACCCGTTGCGGCGTCCGACTCAGCCGCAAGACCTTTCGACTCTTCGTGAGATCACTCGGGGCGACGGGAACCACGTGTACTGGTGTTGGATGGACGATTGGGAAGTTGCCGTCGAAGCGCTCGTCGGTGACTTGACGGAGGTCTCCTGGGGTCTCCCTGCGGAGGTTCGAGCGGGTGATGTGGTCGTGACGGCCGTGAACTCGGAGCCGAGCCTCGTGGCCTGCGTGGAACAAGTCAGCCGCGTCGATGGTGGGACTGTGTTCGTGGAACCTCGCTGGACGATCGACCAAGCGGTTCCGGTGCGTCGGTTGGAGAGAGGGGTCGGAGCGCTGCTTCCTCACGCCACGACGGTATTGGCGGACGGGACGGGAGATGCACTCCTCGATCTACTGGGCGACATGCTCGAGCAACCGAAACCCACATTTGTCGTCGCTGGTAATTGCAACACCGACGGGCGCAAGAATATGGGATCCGCGGTTCATGCTCTCCGTATCCTGCAGGACAACGAAGTGACGTGTGCAGCCTGTGGTGCTGACGGTGTTAGCTGTAGTTGGTCATGACGTTGTCGACGCCGGTGTGAAGTCGTGAGGCCGGGGGCTGGTCGCCGCAGGCGGTGTGGGGTCGGTGGAAATTGTAGTGATGGACCCAGATCGCGATCGCTTCGCGCCGCTCGGTCTCGGAGCCGTAGGGGCGGGCGTAGAGGCACTCCTCGGCCAGGATCCGCTGGTAGCGCTCGATCTTGCCGTTGTGGCGAGGTGTGTAGATCCTCGTACGCTGGTGCCGGGAGATGAAAGCGCAGGTCGATCGCCGAAACGCTGAGGCGGTGTAGTTGCTGCCGTTGTCGGTGACCAGCCGCGTGATCCAGGTGATGCCGTGCGCGGCGAAGAACACGCGGGCGCGATGGAAGAACCCGATGGTCGTGATCGCTTTCTCGTCCTCGAGCGACTCGGTGTAGGACAGGCGGGAGAAGCCGTCCTCCATGGAGTGGAGGTAGGTGTAGCCGACCTTTTGCTTGTGGGCGCGCTTGCCGGCGAGGGCCAGTTCGCTGCCACGACCATGGGCCCGCCAGCCGCCGCCGTCGGGAATCTGACCGACCTTCTTGACGTCCATGTGGACTATGTGGCCGGGGTAGCGGGCGGTGATCTTCCCTGGTGAACGCAGGTTCTCACCGTCTGGGGTGATATCGCGGATCCGGTTCAAGCCGAGGCGGTCCAGCCACCTCGTCACCGTCCTCACGCAGCACGCGAACCCGTGGCCGTCGGCGAGCTCGCGGGCGATCCGGCGCGCGGACCACTTCCTCTTCCGCCGCCAGGACTCGATCAGCTCGAGCACCCAGATCGGGAGGCGGGTGGGGCGGTTCGCCGGCGCGCTGGAGTGGTCTTGCAGGCCTGGGTCGCCGTGCTCGCGGTAGCGGCCGACCCATTTCGAGAGCGTGGTGCGAGCGATGTGAAACTCGGCCGCGACGTGGGCGATCGGGCGACCGGAGTCGATGACCTGCGCGACAGCTCGCTGCCTTCCAACGACGGTCAGCGGCGCATTACGGTGGTGCATGGAACGGGCCTCTTCCTGCGAGACGGTTGCTTAGACACCACCCATCGTGCAGTCCAGGGGCCCGTTCCTTCATCCCATACGCCGTGACCACAACGTCATGACCCGCAACAGTTAGCTTCGAGCTGCACTACTTCCGTCCAAGGCATTTTGATCTTCAACTGGAGGTCCAGGACCAGCTTGACGACGCTGCCCAGCTGTGCTCCGATTGCCACCGGATGTGCCACTCACCGAGCCTGAAGAGGCTCCGTGACTTCGTGCGTCCGATGCCGTTGAAGTGCCCTGAATGCGGAGCGGGCAATCCGCGAGAGCATGTCTGGGGAATGCCTGCCGATCCGGACATCTTCGAGTCTGACGACTTCGTCATCGGCGGTTGTGTGCTTCCGGGCGGACCGGCTCCTGAGTATCAGTGCCGTGCCTGCGAGACGGACTTCAGCGTCGTCCGCACCATGGATATGTCGGAGCCGCAGTTCTGATCTGCGCCTTCAAGCTACGACGTCGCCACCGGCAGCTGTCGGAGTTGAGCTGCAGCAGGTGTCTTTGTCCCACGAGGTGATGGGCGCGCCCACTGCGGCCGCATGAACGATGTTCCTACGAACGATGCCGTGTTTTCCATGAACGCGGCCCTGAACTCCGCCCTGCTCACCCTCGACGCCGGACGGGTCGATACCGCGCCAGGCCTTGAGCAGGACGGTGCCTACCTGTACGCCCGAGGCCTGCGCCATGAGGTCCTGGCCAACAATCGCGGCATCTCCGAGCTCTTCGCGCCGTACCTGATTGCCGGGATCGTGTTCGCCGGACTCGAATCGCGCAGCATCCCCCACCACCCACAGGAACTCCTGGCGAGCATCGAGTTCGTCTGCCTCGAGGAGACCTCGTCCTGGGACCCGCGGCTCCTCTATGCCCGGATCCTCCAGCGCATGTCCGAGCCAGACCTGACCCGGGCCCTCGTGCTCGTGTGCGCGGGGATGCTGTCCGGGATCGCTGATGTCGTGGGCACCACGCCCGAGGACCGTGCCCGCGAGCACCGGTGGGCGTTCAGCGAAGACATGGTCACCAGCGTCGACTGGGACGCACTGCTCGGCAGGCAGCAGCCATGACCGGCTTCACCATCCAATGGGCGCTCGAAGACCACCTCACGAACCGGGCCCGCGCCGTCCAACACGCCCTGGTCATCCTGCAAGCAGCGAAGGTCACCACCTGGGACGAACTCGCCCACATCCTCAAGACCGACCCGGACCGTGCAGCCGAGATCCGCGCCGGCGTGAACCTACCGCTCCACGACCTCGAGAACCTCGACGCCCACGAACAGACACTGCGCGGCCTGCGCCGACGAGTCGGCACCCGAGCCGCCGTGGTCACCACAATCCTCGAATGCGGCACCTGCCAGCGCTGGGGATACATCGCCGGCGGGGCCCCGCCCAAGAACTGCCCCTGGACCACCCGCTGCACGGGAAGCGTCGCGAAGATCGGCCCACCCGACGCTGTCCTGCGGGTCCGCTCCTGATCACTCGAGCGTGAATTCGCCGCCCACTACCCCTCGTGACGGCACACGAGTGGGAGGGCGCGATGAGCAGCACCACGAACAGAGCACACACCGACACGGGGCACCGGCCGAAGACCCTGCGGAAGGGTTTGGATCATCCAGGTGTCCTGCGAAAGAAGGACACGGGGGAGCGGGGCAACGGCGGCCAGTTCGGGACCCTCACCCGCGACGACGCCGACATCCAGGTCCCCGCGGACGATGGGCCGGAGATCCGCTACCTGACTGTCGGCTGGTACAACGAGAAG
Encoded here:
- a CDS encoding ATP-binding protein codes for the protein MQLSPYTPGEVAREVPGREAQLQQIGGMLTLPALHGRFSGRIRVDVGPRGVGKTSLLRRVQEDAILLGLAPLYVTAGNGPLAAVIADEARTLVGEWGAPSATSDWLDRLSVTLGVPGIAQVTAETSPGVSSPQATRAFRKLLEKMSKEALNQGLKGIAVLVDELQDADEESLRTIAYAWQELQGSKTPAVFVAAGLSHTADVVTAAVTSAERFQFRTMRDLEDHEVREALTQPATDLGVRWETPALQEVVQRSQGYPYAVQLWGDAMWQAAGSPDRGGVIGAESLDEAQNSVNQDMSALHRARWSKASPREREVLSAMAHLGSVDVVRADIAKALGVTSGALGTVRQSLLDKGIIQIAGHGLLSFTAPGFIEHVISLEDR
- a CDS encoding site-specific DNA-methyltransferase, with translation MTTTAPHPVHIGDNLDVLPHLEGPFDLIYLDPPYNTGGRVVTGYTDRFEDWTGFMAPRLAHLPRLLAEHGIVIASIDDREIHHLRVLLDDVLGAGNHVGTVVWDGSTINSSHLLSVSHDYLVIYAKNHAALKASGTMWRQPRDDAQAMLDAAATAWRTAAGDRAVAQQRFRAWLTPRRSSLPRGLTEYDRIDETGALYRVGDPGAPSVQASRSFRELTHPRTELPCPVPKRGWRMNDASMDRMLETGLIEFGPDHTTQPKLKRMLADNATAVPRSVFRQEREGARHLAGIDGVGEFPFPKDLAVLARWFDTVTGPDARILDPFLGSGTSIEVAMALNLADGGTRQVTGIALDEGGIVQDVLVPRLRHCERTYGQTVSWSGTSSSSLAGKRPKRGSESAA
- a CDS encoding IS481 family transposase — its product is MHHRNAPLTVVGRQRAVAQVIDSGRPIAHVAAEFHIARTTLSKWVGRYREHGDPGLQDHSSAPANRPTRLPIWVLELIESWRRKRKWSARRIARELADGHGFACCVRTVTRWLDRLGLNRIRDITPDGENLRSPGKITARYPGHIVHMDVKKVGQIPDGGGWRAHGRGSELALAGKRAHKQKVGYTYLHSMEDGFSRLSYTESLEDEKAITTIGFFHRARVFFAAHGITWITRLVTDNGSNYTASAFRRSTCAFISRHQRTRIYTPRHNGKIERYQRILAEECLYARPYGSETERREAIAIWVHHYNFHRPHTACGDQPPASRLHTGVDNVMTNYS